A single window of Streptomyces cathayae DNA harbors:
- a CDS encoding ECF transporter S component, whose protein sequence is MTPARTPTTGTVTGAQRQVRAVRLGPRSLLALALVSAVGVAAFGWPFLAPPASTLNAHAQDAPWLFAGLLVLLVAVVAATISESGLGPKAVAMLGVLAATGAALRPIGAGTAGLEPMFFLMVLSGRVLGPGFGFVLGSVTMFASALLTGGVGPWLPFQMLAMGWFTMGAGLLPGPDRLRGRAELWMLAAYGFLAAFAYGTVMNMAGWPFMAALASNISFDPDASVPANLARFVAYCLATSLGWDLGRALLTVVLALTLGAPVLRALRRATRRAAFETPVTFTGHP, encoded by the coding sequence ATGACCCCCGCACGCACCCCGACCACCGGCACCGTCACCGGCGCGCAGCGCCAGGTGCGGGCCGTCCGCTTGGGACCGCGGTCGCTGCTGGCGCTGGCCCTGGTGAGCGCGGTGGGCGTGGCCGCCTTCGGCTGGCCCTTCCTGGCCCCGCCCGCCTCCACCCTCAACGCCCACGCGCAGGACGCGCCGTGGCTCTTCGCGGGGCTGCTGGTGCTGCTGGTCGCGGTGGTGGCGGCGACGATCTCGGAGTCGGGCCTCGGCCCGAAGGCGGTCGCGATGCTGGGCGTCCTGGCGGCGACGGGCGCGGCCCTGCGCCCCATCGGCGCGGGGACGGCCGGTCTGGAACCCATGTTCTTCCTGATGGTGCTGAGCGGCCGGGTCCTCGGCCCCGGCTTCGGCTTCGTGCTCGGCTCGGTGACGATGTTCGCGTCCGCGCTGCTCACGGGCGGGGTCGGCCCGTGGCTCCCGTTCCAGATGCTGGCGATGGGCTGGTTCACGATGGGCGCGGGCCTGCTCCCGGGCCCGGACCGCCTCCGGGGCCGCGCGGAGCTGTGGATGCTCGCCGCCTACGGCTTTCTGGCGGCCTTCGCCTACGGCACGGTGATGAACATGGCGGGCTGGCCCTTCATGGCCGCCCTCGCCTCGAACATCTCCTTCGACCCGGACGCGTCGGTCCCCGCCAACCTGGCCCGCTTCGTGGCGTACTGCCTGGCCACGTCCCTCGGCTGGGACCTGGGCCGGGCCCTGCTCACCGTCGTCCTGGCCCTGACCCTGGGCGCCCCGGTCCTCCGCGCCCTGCGCCGCGCCACCCGCCGGGCCGCTTTCGAGACGCCGGTCACTTTCACGGGGCATCCCTGA